The Acidaminococcales bacterium genome includes a region encoding these proteins:
- the fliP gene encoding flagellar type III secretion system pore protein FliP (The bacterial flagellar biogenesis protein FliP forms a type III secretion system (T3SS)-type pore required for flagellar assembly.), translating into MNTKKAFGFGCLLLLSSAAAAICLAGSAFAAAAPVLPIPNINIAIGDPAGPSDLTASLQILFALTVLTLAPSILIMVTSFTRIVVVLSFVRNALGTQQMPPNQVLVSLAIFLTFFIMSPYFSEINSKALQPYIAGTLSQEDAYNAALQPIRSFMFKQTRENDLALFVDVAGDSRPETQADVSTFALIPAFMISELKTAFQIGFLVYVPFIVIDMVVASTLMSMGMMMLPPAMISLPFKVL; encoded by the coding sequence ATGAATACAAAAAAAGCATTTGGCTTTGGCTGTTTGCTTTTGCTGTCTTCGGCCGCCGCCGCGATCTGCCTGGCGGGCAGCGCTTTTGCGGCCGCCGCGCCGGTTCTTCCCATACCAAATATAAATATAGCGATCGGCGATCCAGCCGGCCCGTCCGATCTGACGGCAAGCCTGCAAATACTTTTTGCCCTCACGGTACTCACCCTGGCGCCGTCCATACTGATCATGGTTACGTCTTTTACCAGGATCGTGGTGGTGCTTTCCTTCGTGCGCAACGCGCTGGGGACGCAGCAGATGCCGCCCAACCAGGTATTGGTCAGCCTGGCCATATTTCTTACTTTTTTCATTATGTCCCCATACTTTTCGGAGATAAACAGCAAGGCGCTGCAGCCTTACATAGCGGGGACGCTTTCGCAGGAAGACGCTTATAACGCCGCGCTCCAGCCGATTCGGTCTTTTATGTTCAAACAGACGCGGGAAAACGATCTTGCGCTTTTTGTTGATGTCGCCGGCGACAGCCGGCCGGAAACCCAGGCCGACGTTTCCACTTTTGCGCTTATACCGGCTTTCATGATCAGCGAGTTGAAGACCGCTTTTCAAATAGGGTTCCTTGTCTACGTTCCTTTTATTGTCATTGACATGGTTGTTGCGAGCACGCTGATGTCCATGGGCATGATGATGCTGCCGCCGGCAATGATTTCCTTGCCTTTCAAAGTGCTTTT
- a CDS encoding flagellar biosynthetic protein FliO has protein sequence MFRFAPAFLPPSAAALGDKLAGAAAGSPGYLENRGSALTGNTAPYSTFFYILTLIFAFFLVLLLAYLASKLIGGKFGAARMRAAGNVLGSMPLDHNKRIVFVELNGAVLVLGVTEHSVSLLKEISSSVDIERIKEDLSGKNQEGVFGYQSRALDNLQKKIKPMLRNLPGGKKRGPF, from the coding sequence GTGTTTCGCTTTGCTCCGGCGTTTTTGCCGCCATCGGCCGCCGCCTTGGGGGACAAGCTGGCCGGGGCGGCCGCAGGTTCCCCGGGGTACCTGGAAAATCGGGGGTCTGCCCTGACAGGCAATACAGCGCCTTATTCGACTTTTTTTTATATTTTGACGTTGATTTTTGCCTTTTTTTTAGTGTTGCTGCTGGCTTATTTGGCCTCAAAACTTATCGGCGGCAAATTTGGCGCCGCGCGGATGAGAGCCGCCGGCAATGTATTGGGCAGCATGCCTTTGGATCATAACAAAAGGATAGTTTTTGTCGAATTGAACGGCGCCGTGTTGGTTTTAGGCGTTACCGAGCACAGCGTCTCTTTGCTCAAGGAAATATCCTCTTCCGTGGACATAGAAAGGATAAAGGAAGACTTGTCCGGTAAAAATCAGGAAGGCGTTTTCGGTTACCAAAGCCGGGCGCTGGACAACCTGCAAAAGAAAATCAAGCCAATGCTCCGCAATTTGCCCGGCGGCAAAAAAAGGGGACCTTTTTAG
- a CDS encoding response regulator: MATRVLVVDDAAFMRMMIKDILTKNDFEVVGEASNGSEALEKYKDLKPDLTTMDITMPEKDGISAVKDIRAFDSSAKIIMCSAMGQQAMVIEAIQAGAKDFIVKPFQPDRVVEAMRKALG; this comes from the coding sequence ATGGCGACAAGAGTTTTGGTTGTTGACGATGCGGCTTTTATGAGGATGATGATCAAAGACATTCTCACAAAGAACGATTTTGAAGTTGTCGGGGAGGCCAGCAACGGGTCGGAAGCGTTGGAAAAATATAAAGACTTAAAGCCCGATCTTACGACAATGGACATTACCATGCCGGAAAAGGACGGCATATCGGCGGTCAAAGACATAAGGGCTTTTGATTCTTCCGCCAAGATCATTATGTGCAGCGCCATGGGCCAGCAGGCCATGGTCATCGAGGCGATACAGGCCGGCGCAAAAGATTTCATCGTCAAACCTTTCCAGCCTGACCGCGTGGTAGAGGCAATGCGCAAAGCGTTAGGGTAA
- the fliY gene encoding flagellar motor switch phosphatase FliY, whose product MNDGLLSQEEINALLNADEGPPPSAAAALTSKEIDTIGEIGNISMGSAATTLSILLGNRVSITTPSVTITKMETVRNEYPTPYLVIEVQYTQGVQQGTNIFAIKERDALIIADLMMGNDGTNPPTEISELYMSAVSEAMNQMMGATATAMSTMFKEKFDISPPKVSLIDFAQKDNVENMAAGAPDPLVKVAFRMEVGSLIDSEMMQLMSVDVAKRLVERLMQRSQAAAAPPAAPPKQAASAPAAPPPPAQPAYAPPKPSGAPVASVPVQQVQFAPLQPQNMPALAGNIGLLMDVPMQVTVELGRTKKLIREILDLGPGSVVELDKLAGEPIDVYVNTKLIAKGEVVVIDENFGIRITEIVNPLELVNNLQ is encoded by the coding sequence ATGAATGATGGATTATTGTCGCAGGAGGAGATTAACGCGTTATTGAACGCTGACGAGGGTCCGCCGCCGTCCGCCGCCGCCGCGCTTACCAGCAAAGAAATAGACACTATCGGCGAGATCGGCAATATTTCCATGGGCAGCGCCGCCACTACTTTATCCATTCTTTTGGGGAACAGAGTAAGCATAACGACCCCGAGCGTTACGATCACCAAGATGGAAACAGTCCGCAACGAATATCCTACGCCTTACCTGGTCATTGAGGTGCAATATACGCAGGGCGTCCAGCAAGGCACGAATATTTTCGCCATTAAAGAGCGCGACGCCCTGATTATTGCCGACCTTATGATGGGCAACGACGGGACCAATCCGCCGACGGAAATTTCCGAACTATACATGAGCGCGGTTTCCGAGGCGATGAACCAGATGATGGGAGCTACCGCGACGGCCATGTCCACCATGTTCAAGGAAAAGTTCGACATTTCGCCGCCCAAGGTTTCCCTGATCGACTTTGCGCAAAAGGACAATGTGGAAAATATGGCGGCCGGCGCGCCGGATCCTCTCGTGAAGGTCGCTTTCCGCATGGAAGTCGGATCGCTCATTGATTCGGAAATGATGCAGCTGATGTCGGTGGACGTCGCGAAAAGGTTGGTGGAGAGGCTTATGCAGCGCAGCCAGGCGGCCGCCGCGCCCCCGGCCGCGCCTCCCAAGCAGGCCGCCTCCGCACCTGCGGCGCCCCCGCCGCCCGCCCAGCCGGCTTACGCGCCGCCTAAGCCATCGGGGGCGCCGGTGGCCAGCGTGCCGGTGCAGCAAGTGCAGTTCGCGCCGCTGCAGCCGCAAAACATGCCCGCCCTTGCCGGCAATATCGGGCTGTTGATGGACGTGCCGATGCAAGTTACGGTAGAGCTCGGCAGGACCAAGAAACTTATCAGGGAGATTCTGGATCTTGGCCCAGGTTCGGTCGTGGAACTGGACAAATTGGCGGGCGAGCCTATTGACGTTTATGTAAATACCAAACTTATCGCCAAAGGCGAAGTAGTTGTCATTGACGAAAACTTCGGCATCAGGATAACCGAGATAGTCAACCCGCTTGAGCTGGTCAATAATTTGCAATAA
- the fliM gene encoding flagellar motor switch protein FliM encodes MAGDVLSQSEIDDLLSALSTGTVDVNEMRTEQEQKKIKIYDFKRPDKFSKDQIRTLYMIHENFARLLNTYLSAHLRTMINIEVASVDQLTYEEFIRSLPSPSVIGIFQLSPLKGNAVFEMNPSLVFAMIDRLFGGVGGSFSKARALTDIEEAIISRVMAKALEQMQEAWKQVIEVEPRLDTLESNPQFTQIVPPSDMVVIVTLQAKIMQTEGLMTVCIPYLVLEPIMSKLTTTFWVASSSNRRDVTETYALKKRLIKTPVPVSVVLGKASINVQELISLAPGDVLPLDSRFDGELSFVVGQKEKFKCRPGLSGKHMAVQVTRVCSNKGDDSDE; translated from the coding sequence TTGGCTGGGGACGTTCTTTCACAGTCTGAGATAGACGATCTTTTGTCCGCGCTTTCGACCGGCACGGTTGATGTTAACGAAATGCGCACGGAGCAGGAACAGAAGAAGATCAAGATATATGACTTCAAGCGCCCCGACAAATTTTCCAAAGATCAGATACGTACCCTTTACATGATCCATGAAAATTTTGCCAGGCTTTTGAACACATATCTGTCCGCGCACCTTCGCACCATGATCAACATTGAAGTCGCGTCGGTGGACCAGCTTACTTATGAAGAATTCATCCGCTCGCTGCCTAGCCCTAGCGTCATTGGCATATTTCAGCTTTCGCCCCTGAAAGGGAACGCGGTGTTCGAGATGAACCCTTCGCTGGTTTTCGCCATGATCGACCGACTGTTCGGCGGGGTGGGCGGTTCCTTTAGCAAAGCGCGCGCCCTTACCGACATTGAGGAAGCCATAATCTCAAGGGTGATGGCAAAAGCGCTTGAACAGATGCAGGAGGCATGGAAGCAAGTAATTGAGGTGGAGCCGCGCCTCGATACGCTTGAGAGCAATCCGCAGTTTACCCAGATTGTGCCGCCAAGCGACATGGTGGTGATTGTTACTTTGCAGGCAAAAATAATGCAGACGGAAGGATTGATGACCGTTTGCATTCCTTATTTGGTACTGGAGCCGATAATGAGCAAGCTCACCACCACCTTCTGGGTCGCGTCTTCTTCCAACAGGCGGGACGTGACGGAAACATACGCGCTGAAAAAACGCCTGATCAAGACGCCTGTGCCCGTAAGCGTGGTTTTGGGGAAGGCATCGATCAACGTGCAGGAGTTGATAAGCCTCGCGCCCGGCGACGTTTTGCCGCTTGACTCAAGATTTGACGGCGAATTGTCTTTTGTCGTGGGGCAGAAAGAAAAATTTAAATGCCGTCCCGGCCTTTCCGGCAAACACATGGCTGTGCAGGTAACGCGCGTATGCAGCAATAAAGGAGATGACAGCGATGAATGA
- a CDS encoding flagellar basal body-associated FliL family protein, translating to MAEEKVAEEKKTKIPKPKMSIVIGVVLAILGIVLAGGISFFVAAKIAGDRQPVTVIVKREPGQLLKIGDPKDGVVINIGGITGRYLKILMTLEVEPTKDETGKLSITPQDEMKINDNIIKFLRSQKIDAFLAGRQDELKAAIKKELNEALGADRVLAVYITNAVIQ from the coding sequence TTGGCGGAAGAAAAAGTTGCTGAGGAGAAAAAAACAAAAATACCCAAACCTAAAATGTCGATTGTCATTGGCGTCGTACTCGCTATTTTGGGCATTGTGCTCGCGGGCGGCATATCCTTTTTTGTCGCCGCAAAGATTGCCGGCGACCGGCAGCCGGTAACGGTTATCGTCAAACGCGAACCCGGCCAGCTCTTAAAGATCGGCGACCCCAAAGACGGCGTTGTCATCAATATCGGCGGGATTACCGGGCGATATTTGAAAATACTCATGACGCTCGAAGTGGAGCCGACCAAGGACGAAACCGGCAAATTGTCAATAACGCCGCAAGATGAAATGAAGATAAATGACAACATAATAAAATTTCTGCGTTCCCAAAAAATTGACGCTTTCCTCGCCGGACGGCAGGATGAACTGAAAGCGGCCATAAAAAAAGAACTGAACGAAGCGCTGGGCGCCGACAGGGTATTGGCCGTTTATATAACCAACGCCGTCATTCAATGA
- a CDS encoding flagellar FlbD family protein, whose amino-acid sequence MITLAKFQSKDEFVLNSDLIETIEETPDTVITLTSGRKLIVEESAKEIVKKILEFRRELGKFAR is encoded by the coding sequence ATGATAACATTGGCAAAATTTCAGTCGAAAGACGAATTCGTCCTCAACTCCGATCTTATCGAAACGATTGAGGAAACCCCCGACACCGTGATTACCTTGACCAGCGGCCGCAAACTTATCGTGGAGGAATCGGCCAAGGAGATAGTCAAAAAAATCCTGGAATTTCGCCGCGAGCTTGGTAAATTTGCCAGATAA
- a CDS encoding flagellar hook protein FlgE, with protein sequence MMRSLYTGVSGLTNHQTRMDVLSNNIANVNTIGFKSSRTIFQDSLSQTMQGATAPRANVGGINAKQIGLGVKTASIDILFTKTSFQTTNVNTDLAINNNGFFIVNNGGQSYYTRAGNFYFDSEGNFVTNEGLRVMGWPADKVSGAINTSAPVEPLKISITATMEPKITKTVTFNGNLMADAVLGEAKSATKDVYDAEGYAHRLSTMYTKVGDNQWLAYTSITGAKRSTSPPTPNEDDIVGNVKIVSFDPNGKFQNVQDLSMTLPDLGSTGNFTSGSPFSGAVNLNSQGVLGQTAGSVIIFTDYNGAVRAIGVKATCTKGDSTGVAGDAEWQLVFSENGQTVGSGSYSATSVLVPGGSNLPTVTLSDGTAVNLAALTEKVGVAAAATNLNTPAVTAAGNTALSYIPDNTVNPNPHVINVSYTDPNYGELVQYAGGFNLGDPYQDGYAAGDLMDKTINAAGVIVGTYSNGQQLNLGQVATCIFNNQQGLERAGSTLFTKSNNSGDPIIGEAGVGGRGTLQAGVLEMANVDLAEEFTNMIVTQRGYQSNSRIITTSDELLQELMNLKR encoded by the coding sequence ATGATGCGTTCACTCTATACTGGGGTGTCCGGCCTGACCAACCATCAGACCAGAATGGACGTCCTCAGTAACAATATCGCCAATGTCAACACCATCGGCTTCAAAAGCAGCCGCACGATTTTCCAGGATTCCCTGAGCCAGACCATGCAGGGCGCGACCGCCCCGCGCGCCAACGTCGGCGGCATAAACGCCAAACAGATCGGCCTCGGCGTAAAAACCGCCTCCATCGACATACTCTTTACCAAGACCAGCTTTCAGACCACCAACGTCAACACCGATCTTGCCATCAACAACAACGGTTTCTTCATCGTAAACAACGGCGGCCAGTCCTACTACACCCGGGCGGGCAACTTCTACTTTGACTCCGAGGGCAATTTCGTTACCAACGAGGGCCTGCGCGTCATGGGCTGGCCGGCGGACAAGGTCAGCGGCGCCATTAATACATCCGCGCCCGTTGAGCCGCTGAAGATATCCATCACCGCCACTATGGAGCCGAAAATAACCAAGACGGTAACCTTCAACGGCAACCTCATGGCGGACGCCGTGCTCGGCGAAGCGAAATCGGCGACCAAGGACGTCTATGACGCGGAAGGGTACGCCCACCGGCTGAGCACCATGTACACCAAGGTCGGCGACAACCAGTGGCTGGCTTACACCAGCATAACGGGCGCCAAGAGATCAACCAGCCCGCCGACGCCGAACGAAGACGACATTGTCGGCAACGTCAAAATCGTGAGTTTCGATCCCAACGGCAAATTCCAGAACGTGCAGGATTTAAGCATGACTTTGCCCGATCTTGGCAGTACGGGCAATTTCACCTCCGGCAGCCCGTTTTCCGGCGCCGTCAACCTAAATTCACAAGGCGTCTTGGGGCAGACGGCCGGCAGCGTGATAATTTTTACCGACTATAACGGCGCGGTGCGCGCCATAGGCGTGAAGGCCACTTGTACCAAGGGCGACTCCACCGGCGTGGCGGGCGACGCCGAATGGCAGCTGGTATTTTCCGAAAACGGCCAGACCGTAGGATCGGGGAGCTATTCCGCTACATCCGTCCTTGTTCCGGGCGGAAGCAATTTGCCGACAGTTACCCTAAGCGACGGCACGGCGGTAAATCTTGCCGCCTTGACGGAAAAGGTTGGCGTAGCCGCCGCCGCGACAAATCTGAACACGCCGGCGGTAACGGCCGCCGGCAATACGGCCCTTTCCTATATCCCGGACAACACCGTCAACCCTAACCCCCATGTCATCAACGTAAGCTACACCGATCCCAACTACGGCGAATTGGTCCAGTACGCGGGCGGCTTCAATTTGGGCGACCCTTACCAGGACGGTTACGCCGCGGGCGACCTTATGGACAAGACCATCAACGCCGCCGGCGTCATTGTCGGCACCTATTCCAACGGCCAGCAGCTCAACTTGGGGCAGGTAGCCACCTGCATCTTCAACAACCAGCAGGGTTTGGAACGGGCGGGCTCCACCCTTTTCACCAAATCCAACAACTCCGGCGACCCCATTATCGGCGAGGCCGGCGTTGGCGGGCGCGGCACCTTGCAGGCGGGCGTCCTGGAAATGGCCAACGTGGATTTGGCCGAAGAATTTACCAACATGATCGTAACCCAGCGCGGCTACCAGTCCAATTCCCGCATTATAACAACCTCGGACGAGCTGCTTCAGGAACTTATGAACCTCAAACGCTGA
- a CDS encoding flagellar protein, protein MMGDAKILYPFNPILSANAGANTVSAGKSAAAPAVNFQDVLQKELRQVKFSRHALQRLAQREIKLDFEQMERLRMAVDKAAGKGARESLILMDNQMAFVVSVSNRTVITALDGASAKDNVFTNIDSAIVI, encoded by the coding sequence ATGATGGGCGATGCCAAGATTCTTTACCCGTTTAACCCCATTTTATCAGCCAATGCCGGCGCCAATACGGTATCGGCCGGCAAATCGGCTGCGGCGCCGGCGGTAAACTTTCAGGATGTTTTGCAAAAGGAGCTAAGGCAGGTAAAATTTTCCCGGCACGCTTTGCAAAGGCTGGCGCAAAGGGAAATAAAACTTGACTTTGAACAGATGGAAAGGCTGCGGATGGCCGTTGACAAAGCGGCAGGCAAAGGGGCGCGCGAATCGCTGATATTGATGGACAATCAAATGGCTTTCGTGGTGAGCGTCAGCAACCGCACCGTGATTACCGCCTTGGACGGCGCGTCGGCAAAAGACAACGTATTTACCAACATCGACAGCGCCATAGTCATATGA
- a CDS encoding flagellar hook-length control protein FliK, whose product METGIILMPAAQDIVAGAKAQAAPAAAAGDPGVEKGAAMPFAEALKLLYAVPDGGKKKNSQEETAGAAPAMNFFPVGIVPVQLIPADGGEFTEQAALQEAEAVVESLAGKAGGMRQALLGMKQPAVLPEEGIRPAPLKTAVGAAAPEAPAESLPLKEVPELKEVLDLKEVLAPHFAPAPKRMPEQALEQAPEKSVNARELFGDRLVVIKDAAVLPPGDPLPKAPAEKAVSAIGAPVLAAPAENKKAWPTENVRPELAAPGEKIAPDFAVKAPGRIEEAGRPTERSAPAKAAAPLSLKLPAEEAETAGTEVAAQTETAAQTAGQEPIAANAPAKDSFAQKLHFAGRELDVRDTQDLANHLVEQAKLTQRPGSTEMTIRLRPQNLGEMTVRIIAENGGAISAAFHSNNSEVRGILQEALPAIRQELSGSGLKVHDVGVYAGLGDFHSFAQNQPGSQPEGKANKIGRLRLTAEEQTPAEAAAYEGETQSGTGGVDYRV is encoded by the coding sequence ATGGAAACGGGAATTATACTTATGCCGGCGGCGCAGGACATTGTTGCCGGCGCAAAAGCGCAGGCCGCGCCGGCAGCGGCTGCCGGCGACCCCGGCGTGGAAAAAGGCGCCGCGATGCCTTTTGCCGAAGCGCTTAAATTGCTGTACGCCGTGCCTGACGGCGGAAAAAAGAAAAATTCGCAGGAAGAAACGGCCGGCGCCGCGCCAGCCATGAACTTCTTCCCGGTCGGTATTGTGCCCGTACAATTGATCCCGGCGGACGGCGGGGAATTTACCGAGCAAGCCGCTTTGCAAGAAGCCGAAGCCGTGGTCGAGTCTTTGGCTGGCAAGGCGGGCGGTATGCGCCAGGCTCTGCTCGGCATGAAGCAGCCGGCTGTTTTGCCGGAGGAAGGCATCCGTCCCGCTCCGCTTAAAACGGCGGTGGGCGCGGCCGCGCCTGAAGCGCCTGCAGAAAGTTTGCCGCTAAAAGAAGTTCCGGAGCTAAAAGAAGTTCTGGATCTCAAAGAAGTTCTGGCGCCGCATTTTGCGCCCGCGCCGAAGCGGATGCCGGAACAGGCGCTGGAGCAGGCGCCGGAAAAAAGCGTGAACGCCAGGGAACTGTTCGGCGACCGCTTAGTGGTCATAAAAGACGCCGCTGTCCTTCCCCCGGGCGATCCTTTGCCGAAAGCGCCCGCGGAAAAAGCGGTATCCGCCATCGGCGCGCCGGTATTGGCCGCCCCGGCGGAAAACAAAAAAGCCTGGCCGACGGAAAATGTCCGGCCGGAACTTGCCGCGCCAGGGGAGAAAATCGCGCCGGATTTTGCCGTGAAAGCCCCCGGCCGCATAGAGGAGGCCGGCCGGCCGACGGAGCGTTCGGCGCCGGCTAAAGCCGCCGCGCCGCTTTCCCTGAAATTACCTGCGGAAGAAGCGGAAACGGCGGGAACGGAAGTTGCGGCACAAACGGAAACTGCGGCGCAAACGGCCGGGCAGGAGCCAATCGCCGCCAACGCGCCGGCTAAGGACAGTTTCGCGCAAAAACTTCATTTTGCCGGGCGCGAGCTTGACGTCCGGGACACGCAGGATTTGGCCAACCACCTGGTGGAACAGGCAAAACTTACGCAAAGGCCGGGCAGCACGGAAATGACCATACGCCTTAGGCCGCAGAATTTAGGCGAGATGACCGTCAGGATCATTGCCGAAAACGGCGGCGCTATATCTGCGGCCTTTCATTCCAACAACTCCGAAGTGCGCGGCATTTTGCAGGAAGCGTTGCCGGCCATCCGGCAGGAGCTTTCCGGCAGCGGCCTGAAAGTTCACGACGTCGGCGTTTACGCCGGGCTCGGCGATTTTCATTCTTTTGCCCAAAACCAGCCCGGCAGCCAGCCGGAAGGCAAAGCGAACAAAATCGGCCGTTTGCGGTTGACCGCCGAAGAACAAACGCCGGCGGAGGCGGCGGCTTACGAAGGAGAGACGCAAAGCGGCACGGGCGGCGTTGACTACCGTGTGTAA
- a CDS encoding lytic transglycosylase domain-containing protein: MLEGMMKIRERIAQIENRFSPKAPESAAFAQYLEAAGKKEKQPPAITHRPPGKARAAHGKNGIKRMLVETAQKYGVDSELVLAVANAESGYRHDAVSSAGAVGVMQLMPGTARSLGVADSFDPKENIDGGVRYLKQMLAMFGGDTAKALAAYNAGPEAVRNYGGIPPYQETQAYVRNILDDIASDG, translated from the coding sequence ATGCTGGAAGGCATGATGAAAATAAGGGAGCGCATAGCGCAAATCGAGAACAGATTTTCTCCGAAAGCGCCGGAGAGCGCGGCCTTTGCGCAATATCTGGAAGCGGCCGGGAAAAAAGAAAAGCAGCCGCCGGCGATAACGCATAGGCCGCCGGGCAAGGCCAGGGCGGCCCATGGAAAAAACGGCATAAAGCGTATGCTGGTGGAGACCGCGCAAAAATATGGAGTTGACAGCGAATTGGTGTTGGCCGTGGCCAACGCCGAATCCGGTTATCGGCATGACGCCGTCTCTTCCGCCGGCGCGGTCGGCGTCATGCAGCTTATGCCCGGCACGGCGCGCAGCCTTGGCGTGGCCGACAGCTTTGACCCCAAGGAAAACATTGACGGCGGCGTAAGGTATCTTAAGCAGATGCTGGCAATGTTCGGCGGCGACACGGCAAAAGCGCTGGCCGCCTACAACGCCGGGCCGGAAGCTGTCCGCAATTATGGCGGCATTCCGCCTTATCAAGAAACTCAGGCCTATGTCCGCAACATCCTGGACGACATAGCCTCTGACGGTTAA
- the fliJ gene encoding flagellar export protein FliJ produces MKPFVFKLETLLAIRQRREDEANIVLAQARARLKAARDFLDELNGRRRAAVDEFKAQREKREVLVAQLQLWHKFLDFMDKEIKKQEDAVEQLAREVADALKAAEKAMKDRKSVEKLRERRFEQYKIQLQLAEQKILDEIAITRYRRQEGDEF; encoded by the coding sequence GTGAAACCATTTGTATTTAAACTCGAAACGCTTCTTGCCATCCGCCAAAGGCGCGAAGACGAAGCCAACATCGTTCTGGCGCAGGCGCGCGCCCGCTTGAAGGCCGCCAGGGATTTTCTGGACGAGCTGAACGGGCGGCGGCGGGCGGCGGTGGACGAATTCAAGGCGCAGAGGGAAAAGCGCGAAGTCTTGGTGGCGCAGCTGCAATTGTGGCACAAATTCCTTGATTTTATGGATAAAGAGATAAAAAAGCAGGAAGACGCGGTAGAACAATTGGCGCGGGAAGTCGCGGACGCGCTCAAAGCCGCCGAAAAAGCCATGAAAGACCGCAAATCGGTTGAAAAGCTCCGTGAGAGGCGGTTTGAACAGTATAAAATCCAATTGCAGCTTGCCGAGCAGAAAATACTCGATGAGATCGCGATTACCCGCTACCGGCGGCAAGAAGGGGATGAATTCTGA
- the fliG gene encoding flagellar motor switch protein FliG has translation MGTLIENLSGKQKSAILMITLGPDISSSVMKSLKEEEIEKLTMEIANQRKVSQELKDEIISDFYELCLARDYMSTGGIDYAREILEKALGAERAVSIINRLTSSLQIRPFDCIRTADPSQLLNFIQNEHPQTLALIVAYMPPDKASMILSALSPEVQSDVVKRIATMDRTSPDVIRDVERILERKLASMATQDFTTTGGLGSVVELINRVDRTTERAILENLEVQDPELAEEIKKRMFVFEDIVMLDDRSLQMVLREIETKDLGLALKGVSEEVSNKVFKNMSKRASEMLREEIEFMGPVRIRDVEESQQKVVNVIRRLEDSGEIVISRGKGDEVIA, from the coding sequence ATGGGAACATTGATCGAAAACCTCAGTGGAAAGCAAAAATCGGCCATACTCATGATTACGCTCGGGCCGGATATATCCTCGAGCGTCATGAAGTCGCTGAAAGAAGAAGAGATAGAAAAACTCACCATGGAGATAGCCAACCAGCGCAAAGTTTCGCAGGAACTTAAAGATGAAATAATTTCCGACTTTTATGAATTGTGCCTTGCCCGTGATTACATGTCCACGGGCGGCATTGATTACGCCCGGGAAATATTGGAAAAAGCGCTTGGCGCGGAACGGGCGGTCAGCATAATCAACAGGCTGACGTCCAGCTTGCAGATACGCCCCTTTGACTGTATCCGTACCGCCGACCCTTCGCAGCTTTTGAATTTCATACAAAACGAACATCCGCAGACCTTGGCGCTGATCGTCGCGTATATGCCGCCGGACAAAGCGTCCATGATTCTCTCGGCTCTTTCGCCGGAAGTGCAATCCGATGTTGTCAAAAGGATCGCGACCATGGACAGGACATCCCCTGACGTCATACGGGACGTGGAGCGTATTTTGGAGCGCAAGCTTGCCTCTATGGCCACTCAGGACTTCACCACCACCGGCGGCCTGGGATCGGTAGTCGAACTTATCAACAGGGTTGACCGCACCACGGAAAGGGCCATACTGGAGAACCTCGAAGTGCAGGATCCGGAATTGGCGGAAGAAATTAAAAAGCGCATGTTTGTCTTTGAAGACATCGTTATGCTCGATGACCGTTCCCTGCAAATGGTACTTCGCGAAATCGAAACCAAAGACTTGGGGCTGGCCCTCAAAGGCGTTTCCGAGGAAGTGTCCAACAAAGTATTCAAAAACATGTCCAAACGCGCTTCGGAAATGCTCCGGGAAGAGATCGAATTTATGGGCCCCGTCCGTATCAGGGACGTGGAAGAATCCCAGCAGAAAGTGGTAAATGTCATCCGCCGGCTGGAAGACAGCGGCGAGATCGTTATTTCGCGGGGCAAGGGAGACGAGGTAATTGCATAG